One window of Desulfobacterales bacterium genomic DNA carries:
- a CDS encoding DMT family transporter — translation MPYLLLLLVALFWSGNFIVAKGIQESIPPLSLSFWRWALALLILIPFSARSFLQQKNQMRDHWKIILLLGILGIACFSTFIYIALLSTTVTNTVLVNATNPIFIVIFSWIGFKDRVSLVQVAGIALSLGGLAWIITRGNPSFLMTLQFARGDLWTLAAAVCWALYTVLLRQYPGRTDSLAFLAVLYTAGLIFLTPLYIWESFNEFPIMLNTTSVSGTIYLGIFPSIFAFIFWNRGVKAVGANRAGVFIYLIPVFSIVLAFLLFDESFKSYHPPGILLIGLGIFLTTYFGKRKPADLKQGH, via the coding sequence ATGCCCTATTTACTGTTATTGCTGGTAGCCCTGTTCTGGTCCGGAAATTTTATTGTTGCCAAGGGCATCCAGGAATCAATACCACCCCTTTCGCTCTCCTTCTGGCGATGGGCGTTGGCGTTATTGATATTGATCCCGTTTTCAGCCAGGTCTTTTCTGCAACAGAAAAACCAGATGCGGGATCACTGGAAAATCATTCTGCTTCTCGGCATCCTCGGTATTGCCTGCTTCAGTACATTTATCTATATCGCTCTGCTCAGCACCACTGTGACCAATACTGTTCTAGTGAACGCCACCAACCCCATTTTCATCGTCATTTTTTCATGGATCGGCTTCAAAGACCGTGTTTCTTTGGTGCAGGTCGCGGGGATCGCCTTATCGCTGGGGGGGTTAGCCTGGATTATCACCCGGGGGAATCCTTCTTTTTTGATGACCCTTCAATTTGCCAGGGGTGATCTATGGACACTTGCCGCTGCTGTTTGCTGGGCGCTTTATACGGTCCTGCTGCGGCAGTATCCCGGCCGCACGGATTCCTTGGCTTTTTTGGCGGTTCTTTACACGGCCGGATTGATATTTTTAACTCCTTTATATATTTGGGAATCCTTTAATGAATTTCCCATCATGCTGAACACGACTTCCGTCAGCGGCACGATTTATTTGGGGATTTTTCCTTCCATTTTTGCTTTTATATTCTGGAATAGAGGCGTCAAAGCGGTGGGGGCAAACAGGGCGGGCGTTTTTATTTATTTGATCCCGGTATTCAGCATTGTGCTTGCTTTTCTACTTTTTGATGAAAGTTTTAAGTCCTATCACCCGCCCGGTATTCTGCTCATCGGGCTGGGCATCTTCCTGACAACCTATTTTGGAAAAAGAAAACCTGCTGATTTAAAACAGGGGCATTGA
- a CDS encoding DegQ family serine endoprotease — translation MKSLKKIIPYLLILFMVGIFQVFNLQVGSAATDSNPVLVPGNFSQIAENVGPAVVNISTVKSIKGGGRVFRNFGPGPFNKEDPFQDFFNKFFGGDQQREFKQRSLGSGFIIDKAGLIVTNNHVIENADKIKVKLKSGDEFDAEIIGRDPNTDLALIKIDAKKELPVVKIGDSDSLRVGQWMVAIGSPFGFEQTVTTGIVSAKGRVIGSGPYDDFIQTDASINPGNSGGPLINLQGEVVGINTAIIASGQGIGFAIPINMAKGIVDQLKSSGEVTRGWLGVAIQPLSSELSAYYGIKDGKGVLVTEVFTGDPAEQAGIRPQDVILEINGKKIEDSRDLTRTIANKAVGETVAIKLMREGKEQQVKVKLSKREDSKIAGRMQQNPSGDELGVQVAEITTEMMQQYNLPKGEGVIVVEIDSQGKGAEAGVQVGDIVAEINYKKINTVKNYNEALRKIKKGEKFKMFIQRLNAGFLVIEIVK, via the coding sequence ATGAAAAGTTTAAAAAAAATCATCCCATATCTTCTGATTCTGTTCATGGTTGGGATTTTCCAAGTGTTTAATTTGCAGGTCGGAAGTGCGGCAACCGACAGCAACCCGGTCTTGGTGCCGGGCAATTTCAGCCAGATCGCGGAAAACGTCGGTCCGGCCGTGGTAAATATCAGCACGGTAAAATCCATCAAAGGCGGGGGGCGCGTTTTCCGTAATTTCGGACCGGGCCCCTTTAATAAAGAGGATCCCTTTCAAGACTTTTTCAATAAATTTTTCGGCGGCGACCAGCAGCGGGAGTTCAAGCAACGCAGCCTGGGGTCCGGTTTTATTATTGATAAGGCGGGGCTTATCGTTACCAACAATCATGTGATTGAAAATGCAGACAAGATCAAGGTTAAACTGAAAAGCGGTGATGAATTTGACGCAGAGATCATTGGTCGAGACCCCAATACGGATTTGGCATTGATTAAAATTGATGCCAAAAAAGAGCTGCCGGTAGTTAAAATAGGCGACTCCGATTCGCTCAGGGTCGGTCAGTGGATGGTGGCCATCGGCAGCCCGTTTGGCTTTGAGCAGACGGTAACGACCGGGATTGTCAGCGCCAAAGGCCGGGTCATCGGCTCGGGTCCCTATGACGATTTTATACAAACGGATGCATCCATCAACCCGGGGAACAGCGGCGGGCCGCTCATCAACCTGCAGGGTGAGGTTGTGGGAATCAATACGGCGATTATCGCCAGCGGCCAGGGGATCGGATTTGCCATTCCCATCAATATGGCAAAAGGGATCGTGGACCAGTTAAAATCCAGCGGTGAAGTCACCAGGGGTTGGCTGGGAGTTGCGATCCAGCCTTTAAGCAGCGAGCTATCAGCCTATTACGGCATTAAGGATGGGAAAGGTGTCTTGGTAACGGAAGTGTTCACGGGCGACCCGGCCGAGCAGGCGGGCATCCGACCCCAGGATGTTATCCTGGAAATAAACGGCAAAAAAATTGAAGATAGCCGGGATTTAACGCGTACAATTGCAAATAAGGCTGTCGGAGAGACGGTTGCAATTAAATTGATGCGCGAGGGTAAAGAGCAGCAGGTTAAGGTAAAGTTATCAAAACGCGAAGATTCAAAAATAGCCGGCCGAATGCAACAGAACCCGTCCGGAGATGAATTGGGAGTTCAGGTAGCTGAAATCACGACAGAAATGATGCAGCAGTATAATTTGCCCAAAGGGGAGGGGGTCATCGTTGTTGAAATAGATTCTCAAGGCAAAGGTGCTGAAGCCGGTGTGCAGGTGGGAGATATCGTCGCTGAAATTAATTATAAAAAGATCAATACCGTGAAAAATTATAATGAAGCACTGCGAAAAATCAAAAAAGGTGAAAAATTCAAGATGTTTATTCAAAGACTCAACGCAGGTTTTTTGGTGATAGAAATCGTGAAATAA